From Virgibacillus natechei, the proteins below share one genomic window:
- a CDS encoding carbohydrate ABC transporter permease → MKRSIGEILGKAGIRIPLILWTIAVLYPIFWMFLGSFKSNAEIYRNPWGFPESFSFQNFADAWTNYNIDTSVFNSLIVTFVGALLTLVLAIPTAYAIERMKFRGSNFLFILYVSAMMIPMVLGWIPLFFLLMEFNLLDNIVGLAIVYAVSQLPFTIFVLTSFLSTIPKSLEEAAAIDGMSPYGILLKIIMPLSMSGIITVTIMNSIQFWNEYFMALIFLQSSENYTLALAIDFISSEAQYTNAWGTLFASLVIAIVPVIVLYAIFQRRISKGMTEGAIKG, encoded by the coding sequence GTGAAGCGTAGTATAGGTGAAATTCTAGGAAAAGCAGGAATACGTATTCCGCTTATTCTCTGGACCATAGCAGTATTATATCCCATTTTCTGGATGTTTCTAGGTTCTTTCAAATCGAATGCGGAGATCTATAGAAATCCGTGGGGTTTTCCTGAATCCTTTAGCTTTCAAAATTTTGCCGATGCATGGACCAATTATAATATTGATACAAGTGTATTTAATAGTTTGATTGTGACTTTTGTAGGTGCGCTATTAACGTTGGTGCTTGCTATTCCGACGGCGTATGCAATTGAGCGCATGAAGTTTCGTGGTAGTAACTTTTTATTCATATTGTATGTTTCGGCGATGATGATTCCGATGGTACTTGGGTGGATTCCGTTGTTCTTTCTGTTGATGGAATTCAACTTGCTTGATAATATAGTTGGATTGGCAATCGTTTACGCGGTAAGTCAGCTTCCATTCACTATTTTTGTCCTTACGAGTTTTTTGAGTACCATACCTAAATCATTGGAAGAAGCTGCAGCAATCGATGGAATGTCTCCATATGGGATACTGCTAAAAATAATCATGCCACTCAGTATGTCAGGAATTATTACGGTTACGATTATGAATAGTATTCAATTCTGGAATGAATATTTCATGGCCTTGATTTTTCTGCAAAGTAGTGAGAATTACACATTGGCATTAGCGATTGATTTTATCAGCAGTGAAGCCCAATATACGAATGCCTGGGGTACATTGTTTGCTAGTCTCGTAATAGCCATTGTTCCGGTTATCGTTCTTTACGCGATTTTCCAAAGACGGATTTCGAAGGGAATGACAGAAGGGGCTATTAAGGGATAG